The Anabrus simplex isolate iqAnaSimp1 chromosome 1, ASM4041472v1, whole genome shotgun sequence genome window below encodes:
- the LOC136868721 gene encoding zinc finger protein 665 isoform X2, translating into MSWTPYLNNPDKSSCGDNQDKDKYCCPLCYEGSMVIQADDTFDDTLLEDNRMITGLLNGCKQELSPSEHWWDAVAVVDCQDLNATDIEDSSEEEGVAGKCKVMYSCVLCEQVFPTLAECLEHSSLHAESNMFPCSVCRTCFPDRVQFEYHIQEHLAQDEQLEGSLYVCSLCGCELHSETQFKTHSCFVNLPRAFRCSVCKKSFRTQERLLFHEQFHQGVTPLYCQPCAKTFPDEKRHYSHWKFVHNCEKPFSCSECNKTFVKKSLLEAHQRLHTGERPFECNVCHKRFHDKPSLRSHSMSHVDSKPFQCDHCGKCFVKKTALKKHLLVHKSSCAPETAYKCVVCMEVFISPQVAEEHLRSHVDQTEKTYEQVIISKLFTCEFCEKYFISPSSLTSHREQHNTDTPYECRFCALCFESYRQLSSHKAGHRSEEDSSDDFRIAKMYLCNYCPKVFITYPAMALHRHRLHTYGKPFECIYCDEKFDTYSKISDHRKIHYPPKEKEKSEKPRPYQCEYCQKCFPVESVLIKHVRMHTGEKPYLCNTCGKGFSQSSGLNTHKRVHSDERPFSCHLCGRGFKIKGDRDSHVRKHSGGRPYKCDFCEKCFMTQHVFSQHRKIHTGERPFKCDVCGMAFRRSHVLTEHKRIHTGEKPHSCDLCEKRYRQKGDLLKHKKTQHGAVKYTGNIVDQY; encoded by the coding sequence GTCATGGACACCATACTTGAACAACCCTGATAAATCTAGCTGTGGTGACAATCAGGATAAAGATAAATACTGCTGTCCTCTCTGCTATGAAGGTAGCATGGTGATACAAGCTGATGATACATTTGACGATACATTGTTAGAGGACAACAGAATGATAACTGGTTTGCTGAATGGGTGCAAGCAGGAACTATCTCCCAGCGAACACTGGTGGGATGCTGTGGCTGTGGTGGATTGTCAGGACCTGAATGCTACGGACATCGAAGATAGCAGTGAAGAAGAAGGAGTGGCCGGGAAGTGTAAGGTGATGTACAGCTGCGTTCTCTGCGAACAAGTTTTTCCAACTCTGGCAGAGTGTTTGGAACATTCCTCTCTGCATGCAGAGTCCAACATGTTCCCTTGTAGTGTGTGCCGGACATGTTTTCCAGACAGGGTACAGTTTGAATATCATATCCAAGAACATCTGGCACAAGATGAACAGTTGGAGGGTAGCCTTTATGTATGTTCATTGTGTGGATGTGAGCTACATAGTGAGACTCAGTTTAAGACCCACTCATGTTTCGTCAATCTGCCTCGTGCATTCAGATGTAGTGTTTGCAAGAAAAGTTTCCGGACTCAAGAGCGATTACTCTTTCATGAACAGTTTCATCAAGGGGTCACACCCCTCTATTGCCAGCCTTGTGCCAAAACCTTTCCAGATGAAAAGAGACACTATAGCCACTGGAAATTTGTCCACAACTGTGAGAAGCCCTTTTCTTGCAGTGAATGCAACAAAACATTTGTTAAGAAAAGCCTACTGGAAGCACATCAACGTTTGCACACGGGAGAACGTCCTTTTGAATGCAATGTTTGCCACAAGAGGTTTCATGATAAACCATCTCTAAGATCGCACAGTATGTCTCATGTCGACTCCAAGCCATTCCAGTGTGATCATTGTGGGAAATGTTTTGTAAAGAAAACAGCACTCAAGAAACATCTGCTTGTACACAAGTCATCTTGTGCCCCAGAGACAGCATATAAGTGTGTAGTTTGTATGGAGGTATTTATTAGTCCTCAGGTGGCTGAGGAGCACCTGAGAAGTCATGTGGATCAAACTGAGAAGACATATGAACAggttattatttcaaaattgtttaCATGTGAGTTTTGTGAGAAATATTTCATTTCTCCGTCTTCACTTACTTCACACAGGGAACAGCATAATACTGACACTCCATATGAATGTAGGTTTTGTGCATTGTGCTTTGAATCATATAGACAGCTATCTTCACATAAGGCTGGCCATAGAAGTGAGGAAGATAGCTCAGATGATTTCAGGATTGCTAAAATGTATCTATGTAATTATTGCCCCAAAGTGTTCATCACCTATCCTGCAATGGCACTGCATCGCCATCGCTTACACACGTATGGGAAACCATTTGAGTGTATCTATTGCGATGAAAAATTTGATACATACTCCAAAATTTCAGATCATAGGAAAATCCACTATCCTCCCAAGGAGAAAGAGAAGAGTGAGAAACCAAGACCGTATCAATGTGAATATTGTCAGAAATGTTTTCCTGTAGAAAGTGTGTTGATCAAACATGTACGCATgcacacaggtgagaagccatacctCTGTAATACATGCGGTAAGGGTTTTAGTCAGAGCTCGGGACTCAACACGCACAAGAGAGTACATTCAGACGAACGGCCCTTTTCCTGCCACCTGTGTGGTCGTGGTTTTAAAATTAAGGGTGACCGTGACAGTCACGTGCGCAAACATAGCGGAGGACGACCATATAAGTGTGACTTCTGCGAGAAATGCTTCATGACCCAGCATGTGTTCAGTCAGCACCGCAAGATACATACTGGGGAACGGCCCTTCAAATGTGATGTTTGTGGTATGGCCTTCAGACGATCACATGTCCTAACAGAACATAAACGTATACATACAGGAGAAAAACCTCATTCCTGCGACTTGTGTGAAAAGCGTTACCGTCAGAAGGGGGACCTCTTGAAACACAAGAAGACTCAACATGGAGCGGTCAAGTATACAGGCAATATAGTTGACCAGTATTAA